In Vibrio marisflavi CECT 7928, the following are encoded in one genomic region:
- a CDS encoding immunity protein TriTu family protein codes for MNEYLEYLGKWKSSKSAILSIEGYEASVTGTLGHEKKARFIDLDTDKVISRATLWESGELELEALDIDTEKRVIQKSTVVQSVSELDDELNWWMSEVTTC; via the coding sequence ATGAACGAATATCTAGAGTATTTAGGGAAATGGAAAAGCTCTAAAAGTGCAATATTATCTATAGAAGGCTATGAAGCTAGTGTTACTGGTACTTTAGGCCACGAGAAAAAGGCTAGATTTATTGATTTGGATACTGACAAAGTTATTTCTCGAGCTACTTTATGGGAAAGCGGTGAGCTTGAGTTGGAAGCTTTAGATATAGATACGGAAAAGAGGGTGATTCAAAAATCAACAGTAGTTCAAAGTGTCTCAGAATTGGATGACGAATTGAATTGGTGGATGAGTGAAGTTACTACTTGCTAA
- a CDS encoding DUF7683 domain-containing protein, with product MPRYICFYDRASDELIGEVLLPQLTLSRLQDNLCIDKDNPMYDCFQVKPVHVDFFKSITDIHFEFEKYDYFLEYSANTHLSK from the coding sequence ATGCCTAGATATATATGTTTTTACGATAGAGCTAGTGATGAGCTTATAGGGGAAGTTTTACTTCCTCAATTGACTTTGTCTCGACTCCAAGACAATCTTTGTATCGATAAGGACAATCCTATGTATGACTGCTTTCAAGTTAAGCCGGTACATGTTGATTTTTTCAAAAGCATAACTGATATTCATTTCGAGTTTGAGAAGTATGATTATTTTTTAGAGTACTCAGCTAATACTCATCTCTCTAAATAA